From Melospiza georgiana isolate bMelGeo1 chromosome 33, bMelGeo1.pri, whole genome shotgun sequence, the proteins below share one genomic window:
- the SETDB1 gene encoding histone-lysine N-methyltransferase SETDB1 isoform X3, with the protein MDCQDMKELQQEVMEELGISMEELREIIDKEVENSEWVRQRKQQLEELEQCMRHKEEEVAHVDQLIDDAVRAMDKCEVLAKELYSMMGLQYRDSSSEDEAPAATEVIEIPDEEDDDVMSVDSGWKRSSSGPRISRDQSLLREAMAAMRKSARDVAKFMDAVNKKTNLQEAQKDAQPPQEAPGTAQPITVPAAPSNDLNTDGDLKVGMRILGKKRTKTWHKGTLIAIQTVGAGKKYKVKFDNKGKSLLSGNHIAYDYHPSAERHHVGRRVVARYKDGNQMWLYAGIVAETPNVKNKDRFLIFFDDGYASYVKEWELYPVCRPLKKAWEDIEDVSCRDFVEEYITAYPNRPMVLLKNGQLIKTEWEGTWWKSRVEEVDGSLVKILFLEALPMGTSNVSFSFPQEDRRCEWIYRGSTRLEPMFSMKASTASTQEKKQSGQTRTRPNVGAVRSKGPVVQYTQDLAGAGPQYKTPEPAARPSSPQPAEMECSDTQLAQGRKQVAKKSTSFRPGSVGSGHSSPSSPVLGDTPAAGRALPAPQHRSVPSAVPSAVPSQPFHGMMDRVPNEPSYRAPLEKLFYLPHVCSYACLARVRPVRSDQYRSRNPLLIPLLYDFRRMTARRRVNRKMGFHVLYKTPCGLCLRSMHEIERYLFETDCDFLFLEMFCLDPYVLVDRKFQPYKPYYYIADITKGKEDVPLSCVNEIDNTPPPQVAYSKERIPGKGVYINTSWEFLVGCDCKDGCRDKSKCACHQLTIQASGCTPGGQINPNSGYQHKRLEECLPTGVYECNKRCKCNVNMCTNRLVQHGLQVRLQLFKTQNKGWGIRCLDDIAKGSFVCIYAGKILTDDFADKEGLEMGDEYFANLDHIESVENFKEGYESDAKCSSDNSGVDLKDDDDDEENTGTEELEESNEDSSDDNFCKDENFNASSVLRSYATRRQTRGQRDHGSSETASKDSGLTRPLGHEEPSTAPACKLPVSEEISKNKVASWLSSNSMAEGLQDSDGASSFRVGEGGEAKAVKVEMPAEREKGCASTLPADLNGEAKAPKKEEPEESTKIPGLGSLGRRYGYNPCPPRLEGIRRPVSGTVLLQSRRRSLAPPPPSENVLMVSSSTDSDEEHRAGQAPGTANDSDDIQTISSGSEEEEGEDKKNPSSGSAGPVKRQVAVKSTRGFALKSTHGIAIKSTPLAAADKGESAGPVRRSTRQFYDGEENCYIIDAKLEGNLGRYLNHSCTPNLFVQNVFVDTHDLRFPWVAFFASKRIRAGTELTWDYNYEVGSVEGKELLCCCGAIDCRGRLL; encoded by the exons ATGGATTGCCAGGAcatgaaggagctgcagcaggaggtgatGGAGGAGCTGGGAATCTCCATGGAGGAGCTGAGAGAAATCATCGACAAAGAAGTGGAGAACTCCGAGTGGGTGaggcagaggaagcagcagctggaggagctggagcagtgcatgaggcacaaggaggaggaggtggcccACGTTGACCAGCTCATCGACGATGCTGTGAG GGCCATGGACAAGTGCGAGGTGCTGGCCAAGGAGCTGTACTCCATGATGGGCCTGCAGTACCGGGACAGCAGCTCCGAGGACGAGGCCCCAGCGGCCACAGAAGTGATCGAGATCCCCGACGAGGAGGATGACGATGTCATGAGCGTGGACTCGGGCTGGAAACGCA GCAGCAGCGGTCCCAGAATCTCCAGAGATCAGAGTCTG ctgagggaAGCAATGGCTGCCATGAGGAAATCTGCCCGCGATGTTGCAAAGTTCATGGATGCTGTAAACAAGAAAACCAACTTGCAGGAAGCACAGAAAG ATGCACAACCCCCTCAGGaagctcctggcactgcccagcccatcactgtccctgcagcccctaGCAATGATCTCAACACTGATGGGGACCTCAAAGTGGGCAtgaggattttggggaaaaaaagaaccaaGACGTGGCACAAGGGGACGTTGATTGCCATCCAGACGGTTG GTGCTGGCAAGAAGTACAAAGTGAAATTTGATAACAAAGGGAAGAGTTTGCTCTCGGGCAACCACATTGCCTACGATTACCACCCATCTGCTGAGAGGCACCACGTGGGCAGGAGGGTGGTGGCCAGGTACAAGGATGGCAATCAGATGTGGCTCTATGCTGGGATTGTGGCTGAAACCCCCAATGTCAAGAACAAAGACAG gttcCTGATTTTCTTTGACGACGGTTACGCGTCCTACGTGAAGGAGTGGGAGCTGTACCCGGTGTGCCGGCCCT TGAAAAAGGCCTGGGAGGACATTGAGGATGTTTCCTGTCGGGATTTTGTTGAGGAATACATCACTGCCTACCCCAACCGGCCCATGGTGCTGCTGAAGAATGGGCAGCTGATCAAAACTGAGTGGGAAGGCACCTGGTGGAAATCCAGAGTGGAAGAAGTGGATGGAAGTCTggtgaaaatccttttcctg GAAGCTCTTCCCATGGGAACTTCAAatgtttccttctccttcccacaAGAGGACAGACGTTGTGAGTGGATTTACCGAGGTTCCACACGCCTCGAGCCCATGTTCAGCATGAAGGCTTCCACAGCTTCCACCcaggaaaagaagcaaagtGGGCAAACCAGGACTCGTCCCAACGTTG gtgctgtgaggagcaaggGCCCTGTGGTCCAGTACACCCAGGATTTAGCAGGAGCTGGTCCCCAGTACAAGACTCCAGAGCCAGCTGCACGTCCCTCGTCTcctcagcctgcagagatgGA gtgctcGGACAcgcagctggcccagggcagaaAGCAGGTGGCCAAGAAAAGCACGTCCTTCCGTCCTGGCTCCGTGGGCTCCGGCCACTCGTCGCCATCCTCCCCTGTCCTCGGGGACACCCCGGCAGCCGGGagggccctgccagccccgcagcaccg CAGCGTCCCCAGCGCCGTCCCCAGCGCCGTCCCCTCGCAGCCCTTCCACGGGATGATGGACCGCGTTCCCAACGAGCCGTCGTACCGGGCCCCTCTGGAGAAGCTCTTCTACCTCCCGCACGTGTGCAGCTACGCGTGCCTGGCGCGGGTGCGGCCGGTGCGCAGCGATCAGTACCGCAGCCGCAACCCGCTGCTCATCCCGCTGCTCTACGACTTCCGCCGCATGACGGCGCGGCGCCGCGTCAACCGCAAGATGGGCTTCCACGTGCTCTACAAAACGCCCTGCGGGCTCTGCCTGCGCTCCATGCACGAGATCGAGCGCTACCTCTTCGAGACGGACTGCGACTTCTTGTTCCTGGAGATGTTCTGCCTGGACCCCTACGTGCTGGTGGATCGCAAGTTCCAGCCCTACAAGCCGTACTACTACATCGCGGACATCACCAAGGGCAAGGAGGACGTGCCCCTGTCGTGCGTCAACGAGATCGACAACACGCCGCCGCCGCAGGTGGCCTACAGCAAGGAGAGGATCCCCGGGAAAGGGGTGTACATCAACACCAGCTGGGAGTTCCTCGTGGGCTGTGACTGCAAGGATGGCTGCAGGGACAA ATCCAAGTGTGCCTGTCACCAGCTGACCATCCAGGCCAGCGGCTGCACCCCTGGAGGGCAAATCAACCCCAACTCAGGCTACCAGCACAAGCGGCTGGAGGAGTGTCTTCCAACAGG tGTTTATGAGTGCAACAAGAGGTGCAAGTGCAACGTGAACATGTGCACCAACCGCCTGGTGCAGCACGGCCTCCAGGTGcggctgcagctcttcaagaCCCAGAACAAAGGTTGGGGCATTCGCTGCCTCGACGACATCGCCAAGGGCTCCTTTGTCTGCATCTACGCAG GGAAAATCCTGACTGATGACTTTGCTGACAAAGAGGGGCTGGAGATGGGTGACGAGTACTTTGCCAACCTGGACCACATTGAGAGCGTGGAGAACTTCAAGGAGGGCTACGAGAGCGACGCCAAGTGCTCCTCGGACAACAGCGGCGTGGACCTCAAGGACGACGACGACGACGAGGAGAACACGGGCacggaggagctggaggagtcCAACGAGGACAGCTCTGACGACAACTTCTGCAAGGACGAGAACTTCAACGCCAGCTCGGTGCTGCGCAGCTACGCCACGCGCCGGCAGACGCGCGGCCAGCGCGACCACGGCTCCTCGGAGACGGCCTCCAAGGACTCGGGGCTCACACGGCCCCTCGGCCACGAGGAGCCctccacagcccctgcctgcaaGCTGCCAGTGTCCGAGGAGATCTCCAAGAACAAGGTGGCCTCGTGGCTGAGCTCCAACAGCATGGCTGAGGGCCTGCAGGACAGCGACGGCGCCTCGTCCTTCAGGGTGGGCGAAGGGGGAGAAGCCAAGGCTGTGAAGGTGGAGATGCCTGCAGAGAGGGAGAAGGGCTGTGCTTCCACGCTTCCAGCAGATCTGAATGGAGAGGCGAAGGCACCCAAGAAGGAG GAACCTGAAGAATCAACCAAAATTCCCGG gctgggcagcctgggcaggaggtATGGCTACAACCCCTGCCCTCCGCGGCTGGAGGGGATCCGCAGGCCCGTCAGCGGCAcggtgctgctgcagagccgccgccgctccctggccccgccgcccccctcGGAG AACGTGCTGATGGTGTCGAGCAGCACCGACAGCGatgaggagcacagggcagggcaggcccCGGGCACAGCCAACGACAGCGACGACATCCAGACCATTTCCTCAGGATccgaggaggaggaaggggaggacaAGAAAAATCCATCGTCTGGGTCAG CAGGTCCCGTGAAGAGACAGGTGGCTGTGAAATCCACCCGAGGCTTCGCCCTGAAATCCACCCACGGCATCGCCATCAAGTCCACGCCGCTGGCGGCGGCCGACAAGGGCGAGAGCGCGGGGCCCGTGCGGCGCAGCACGCGCCAGTTCTACGACGGCGAGGAGAACTGCTACATCATCGACGCCAAGCTCGAGGGCAACCTGGGCCGCTACCTCAAC cacagctgcaccccAAACCTCTTTGTGCAGAACGTCTTCGTGGACACCCACGACCTTCGCTTCCCCTGGGTCGCCTTCTTTGCCAGCAA GAGGATCcgagctggcacagagctcaccTGGGATTACAACTACGAGGTTGGCAGCGTGGAGggcaaggagctgctgtgctgctgcggGGCCATCGACTGCCGGGGCCGCCTGCTCTGA
- the SETDB1 gene encoding histone-lysine N-methyltransferase SETDB1 isoform X4 has protein sequence MDCQDMKELQQEVMEELGISMEELREIIDKEVENSEWVRQRKQQLEELEQCMRHKEEEVAHVDQLIDDAVRAMDKCEVLAKELYSMMGLQYRDSSSEDEAPAATEVIEIPDEEDDDVMSVDSGWKRSSSGPRISRDQSLLREAMAAMRKSARDVAKFMDAVNKKTNLQEAQKDAQPPQEAPGTAQPITVPAAPSNDLNTDGDLKVGMRILGKKRTKTWHKGTLIAIQTVGAGKKYKVKFDNKGKSLLSGNHIAYDYHPSAERHHVGRRVVARYKDGNQMWLYAGIVAETPNVKNKDRFLIFFDDGYASYVKEWELYPVCRPLKKAWEDIEDVSCRDFVEEYITAYPNRPMVLLKNGQLIKTEWEGTWWKSRVEEVDGSLVKILFLEALPMGTSNVSFSFPQEDRRCEWIYRGSTRLEPMFSMKASTASTQEKKQSGQTRTRPNVGAVRSKGPVVQYTQDLAGAGPQYKTPEPAARPSSPQPAEMECSDTQLAQGRKQVAKKSTSFRPGSVGSGHSSPSSPVLGDTPAAGRALPAPQHRAVPSAVPSQPFHGMMDRVPNEPSYRAPLEKLFYLPHVCSYACLARVRPVRSDQYRSRNPLLIPLLYDFRRMTARRRVNRKMGFHVLYKTPCGLCLRSMHEIERYLFETDCDFLFLEMFCLDPYVLVDRKFQPYKPYYYIADITKGKEDVPLSCVNEIDNTPPPQVAYSKERIPGKGVYINTSWEFLVGCDCKDGCRDKSKCACHQLTIQASGCTPGGQINPNSGYQHKRLEECLPTGVYECNKRCKCNVNMCTNRLVQHGLQVRLQLFKTQNKGWGIRCLDDIAKGSFVCIYAGKILTDDFADKEGLEMGDEYFANLDHIESVENFKEGYESDAKCSSDNSGVDLKDDDDDEENTGTEELEESNEDSSDDNFCKDENFNASSVLRSYATRRQTRGQRDHGSSETASKDSGLTRPLGHEEPSTAPACKLPVSEEISKNKVASWLSSNSMAEGLQDSDGASSFRVGEGGEAKAVKVEMPAEREKGCASTLPADLNGEAKAPKKEEPEESTKIPGLGSLGRRYGYNPCPPRLEGIRRPVSGTVLLQSRRRSLAPPPPSENVLMVSSSTDSDEEHRAGQAPGTANDSDDIQTISSGSEEEEGEDKKNPSSGSAGPVKRQVAVKSTRGFALKSTHGIAIKSTPLAAADKGESAGPVRRSTRQFYDGEENCYIIDAKLEGNLGRYLNHSCTPNLFVQNVFVDTHDLRFPWVAFFASKRIRAGTELTWDYNYEVGSVEGKELLCCCGAIDCRGRLL, from the exons ATGGATTGCCAGGAcatgaaggagctgcagcaggaggtgatGGAGGAGCTGGGAATCTCCATGGAGGAGCTGAGAGAAATCATCGACAAAGAAGTGGAGAACTCCGAGTGGGTGaggcagaggaagcagcagctggaggagctggagcagtgcatgaggcacaaggaggaggaggtggcccACGTTGACCAGCTCATCGACGATGCTGTGAG GGCCATGGACAAGTGCGAGGTGCTGGCCAAGGAGCTGTACTCCATGATGGGCCTGCAGTACCGGGACAGCAGCTCCGAGGACGAGGCCCCAGCGGCCACAGAAGTGATCGAGATCCCCGACGAGGAGGATGACGATGTCATGAGCGTGGACTCGGGCTGGAAACGCA GCAGCAGCGGTCCCAGAATCTCCAGAGATCAGAGTCTG ctgagggaAGCAATGGCTGCCATGAGGAAATCTGCCCGCGATGTTGCAAAGTTCATGGATGCTGTAAACAAGAAAACCAACTTGCAGGAAGCACAGAAAG ATGCACAACCCCCTCAGGaagctcctggcactgcccagcccatcactgtccctgcagcccctaGCAATGATCTCAACACTGATGGGGACCTCAAAGTGGGCAtgaggattttggggaaaaaaagaaccaaGACGTGGCACAAGGGGACGTTGATTGCCATCCAGACGGTTG GTGCTGGCAAGAAGTACAAAGTGAAATTTGATAACAAAGGGAAGAGTTTGCTCTCGGGCAACCACATTGCCTACGATTACCACCCATCTGCTGAGAGGCACCACGTGGGCAGGAGGGTGGTGGCCAGGTACAAGGATGGCAATCAGATGTGGCTCTATGCTGGGATTGTGGCTGAAACCCCCAATGTCAAGAACAAAGACAG gttcCTGATTTTCTTTGACGACGGTTACGCGTCCTACGTGAAGGAGTGGGAGCTGTACCCGGTGTGCCGGCCCT TGAAAAAGGCCTGGGAGGACATTGAGGATGTTTCCTGTCGGGATTTTGTTGAGGAATACATCACTGCCTACCCCAACCGGCCCATGGTGCTGCTGAAGAATGGGCAGCTGATCAAAACTGAGTGGGAAGGCACCTGGTGGAAATCCAGAGTGGAAGAAGTGGATGGAAGTCTggtgaaaatccttttcctg GAAGCTCTTCCCATGGGAACTTCAAatgtttccttctccttcccacaAGAGGACAGACGTTGTGAGTGGATTTACCGAGGTTCCACACGCCTCGAGCCCATGTTCAGCATGAAGGCTTCCACAGCTTCCACCcaggaaaagaagcaaagtGGGCAAACCAGGACTCGTCCCAACGTTG gtgctgtgaggagcaaggGCCCTGTGGTCCAGTACACCCAGGATTTAGCAGGAGCTGGTCCCCAGTACAAGACTCCAGAGCCAGCTGCACGTCCCTCGTCTcctcagcctgcagagatgGA gtgctcGGACAcgcagctggcccagggcagaaAGCAGGTGGCCAAGAAAAGCACGTCCTTCCGTCCTGGCTCCGTGGGCTCCGGCCACTCGTCGCCATCCTCCCCTGTCCTCGGGGACACCCCGGCAGCCGGGagggccctgccagccccgcagcaccg CGCCGTCCCCAGCGCCGTCCCCTCGCAGCCCTTCCACGGGATGATGGACCGCGTTCCCAACGAGCCGTCGTACCGGGCCCCTCTGGAGAAGCTCTTCTACCTCCCGCACGTGTGCAGCTACGCGTGCCTGGCGCGGGTGCGGCCGGTGCGCAGCGATCAGTACCGCAGCCGCAACCCGCTGCTCATCCCGCTGCTCTACGACTTCCGCCGCATGACGGCGCGGCGCCGCGTCAACCGCAAGATGGGCTTCCACGTGCTCTACAAAACGCCCTGCGGGCTCTGCCTGCGCTCCATGCACGAGATCGAGCGCTACCTCTTCGAGACGGACTGCGACTTCTTGTTCCTGGAGATGTTCTGCCTGGACCCCTACGTGCTGGTGGATCGCAAGTTCCAGCCCTACAAGCCGTACTACTACATCGCGGACATCACCAAGGGCAAGGAGGACGTGCCCCTGTCGTGCGTCAACGAGATCGACAACACGCCGCCGCCGCAGGTGGCCTACAGCAAGGAGAGGATCCCCGGGAAAGGGGTGTACATCAACACCAGCTGGGAGTTCCTCGTGGGCTGTGACTGCAAGGATGGCTGCAGGGACAA ATCCAAGTGTGCCTGTCACCAGCTGACCATCCAGGCCAGCGGCTGCACCCCTGGAGGGCAAATCAACCCCAACTCAGGCTACCAGCACAAGCGGCTGGAGGAGTGTCTTCCAACAGG tGTTTATGAGTGCAACAAGAGGTGCAAGTGCAACGTGAACATGTGCACCAACCGCCTGGTGCAGCACGGCCTCCAGGTGcggctgcagctcttcaagaCCCAGAACAAAGGTTGGGGCATTCGCTGCCTCGACGACATCGCCAAGGGCTCCTTTGTCTGCATCTACGCAG GGAAAATCCTGACTGATGACTTTGCTGACAAAGAGGGGCTGGAGATGGGTGACGAGTACTTTGCCAACCTGGACCACATTGAGAGCGTGGAGAACTTCAAGGAGGGCTACGAGAGCGACGCCAAGTGCTCCTCGGACAACAGCGGCGTGGACCTCAAGGACGACGACGACGACGAGGAGAACACGGGCacggaggagctggaggagtcCAACGAGGACAGCTCTGACGACAACTTCTGCAAGGACGAGAACTTCAACGCCAGCTCGGTGCTGCGCAGCTACGCCACGCGCCGGCAGACGCGCGGCCAGCGCGACCACGGCTCCTCGGAGACGGCCTCCAAGGACTCGGGGCTCACACGGCCCCTCGGCCACGAGGAGCCctccacagcccctgcctgcaaGCTGCCAGTGTCCGAGGAGATCTCCAAGAACAAGGTGGCCTCGTGGCTGAGCTCCAACAGCATGGCTGAGGGCCTGCAGGACAGCGACGGCGCCTCGTCCTTCAGGGTGGGCGAAGGGGGAGAAGCCAAGGCTGTGAAGGTGGAGATGCCTGCAGAGAGGGAGAAGGGCTGTGCTTCCACGCTTCCAGCAGATCTGAATGGAGAGGCGAAGGCACCCAAGAAGGAG GAACCTGAAGAATCAACCAAAATTCCCGG gctgggcagcctgggcaggaggtATGGCTACAACCCCTGCCCTCCGCGGCTGGAGGGGATCCGCAGGCCCGTCAGCGGCAcggtgctgctgcagagccgccgccgctccctggccccgccgcccccctcGGAG AACGTGCTGATGGTGTCGAGCAGCACCGACAGCGatgaggagcacagggcagggcaggcccCGGGCACAGCCAACGACAGCGACGACATCCAGACCATTTCCTCAGGATccgaggaggaggaaggggaggacaAGAAAAATCCATCGTCTGGGTCAG CAGGTCCCGTGAAGAGACAGGTGGCTGTGAAATCCACCCGAGGCTTCGCCCTGAAATCCACCCACGGCATCGCCATCAAGTCCACGCCGCTGGCGGCGGCCGACAAGGGCGAGAGCGCGGGGCCCGTGCGGCGCAGCACGCGCCAGTTCTACGACGGCGAGGAGAACTGCTACATCATCGACGCCAAGCTCGAGGGCAACCTGGGCCGCTACCTCAAC cacagctgcaccccAAACCTCTTTGTGCAGAACGTCTTCGTGGACACCCACGACCTTCGCTTCCCCTGGGTCGCCTTCTTTGCCAGCAA GAGGATCcgagctggcacagagctcaccTGGGATTACAACTACGAGGTTGGCAGCGTGGAGggcaaggagctgctgtgctgctgcggGGCCATCGACTGCCGGGGCCGCCTGCTCTGA